The Triticum dicoccoides isolate Atlit2015 ecotype Zavitan chromosome 6A, WEW_v2.0, whole genome shotgun sequence genome has a window encoding:
- the LOC119319099 gene encoding uncharacterized protein LOC119319099, giving the protein MMDAVAEVPQTICPEKKPHADVDGEAGRHSLAVDPVSKVLGDNNLLAEILLRAGFPTTLVRAALVCRCWYHLASNRGFLRRFRELHPPRLLGFYIGSILIRPELVAFLCFVPMLPQPPELNTVVRRMANHNFNDPKNLWIMDSRNGSIFTRRREGRELAYGVHRRELAHGVHRPLCPERGINVVPPLPRAQDYNRQYFDAILSKEEGNGLSYFYVLTELTNQTENFTLRVYMLQGSVWCLHTSATAQLHLPLPKAKVVLVDNKIYMVVSPADDIIVLDLTASSLSRIQYPPGVKYDIFHTFLSRADDPSGVYVIHVNGFKLCIWLHKGDNWLLADTICLHEMCANLRMLDNTLEDEHSGYCYVCHAGDNAEFVVLQMCGCVFYLDVKNRTLRKLVAKDKHFTDVYPFMMVWPPTFPKLKDGPARIAM; this is encoded by the exons ATGATGGATGCCGTCGCCGAGGTTCCCCAGAC GATCTGTCCTGAGAAGAAACCACACGCGGATGTCGATGGCGAGGCAGGCAGGCATTCCCTGGCCGTGGACCCTGTCTCCAAGGTGCTTGGGGACAACAACCTCCTCGCGGAGATCCTCCTCCGCGCCGGCTTCCCCACTACCCTCGTTCGCGCTGCCCTTGTGTGCAGGTGCTGGTACCATCTCGCCTCAAACCGGGGCTTCCTCCGCCGATTTCGTGAGCTCCATCCGCCCCGCCTACTTGGCTTCTACATTGGCAGCATCTTGATCCGGCCGGAATTGGTAGCCTTCCTGTGCTTTGTCCCGATGCTGCCCCAACCCCCGGAGCTCAACACTGTTGTCCGCCGCATGGCGAACCACAACTTCAATGACCCCAAGAATCTATGGATCATGGACTCCCGAAACGGCAGCATCTTCACCCGACGTCGTGAAGGAAGAGAACTAGCATATGGAGTGCACCGCAGAGAACTAGCACATGGAGTGCACCGCCCGCTTTGCCCTGAGAGAGGCATTAACGTCGTCCCACCACTCCCAAGAGCCCAGGATTACAATCGCCAATATTTTGATGCTATTCTCTCCAAAGAAGAAGGCAATGGCTTGTCCTACTTTTATGTGTTGACGGAGTTGACTAATCAGACAGAAAATTTCACTTTACGCGTGTATATGTTACAAGGCAGTGTTTGGTGCTTGCATACCTCGGCCACGGCCCAGCTCCATCTTCCGCTACCCAAAGCAAAAGTTGTGCTTGTCGACAATAAAATCTATATGGTGGTCTCCCCCGCAGACGACATTATTGTCTTGGATTTGACAGCCTCAAGTTTGTCTAGAATCCAGTACCCACCTGGAGTGAAGTATGACATTTTTCACACCTTCTTGTCACGGGCAGATGATCCTTCCGGTGTATATGTCATCCATGTCAATGGCTTTAAACTTTGCATCTGGCTCCACAAGGGGGACAACTGGTTGCTGGCTGATACCATTTGTCTGCATGAGATGTGTGCTAATCTGAGGATGCTAGATAACACGCTTGAGGATGAGCATTCTGGTTATTGCTATGTATGTCATGCTGGGGATAATGCTGAGTTTGTGGTTTTGCAAATGTGTGGATGTGTATTCTATCTGGATGTCAAGAACAGGACACTCCGTAAATTGGTTGCGAAGGATAAACACTTCACTGATGTCTATCCGTTTATGATGGTTTGGCCTCCCACATTCCCTAAGCTCAAGGATGGTCCTGCAAG GATTGCCATGTGA
- the LOC119314580 gene encoding uncharacterized protein LOC119314580 → MAVPRFVPMLPQPPELAAVVRRMASHNFGTCEVPWIMDSRNGSIFTRHRERRELACGVYRLLCPERGIDDVPPLPSTQDRSCQNFGAILSKEEGNGLSYFYVLTEGTDETEKFTMRVYMLQGSVWCLHTLATYRLHLPLPRAIVVLVDNKIYMVASPAGDIIVLDLTASSLSRIQLPPGVKYHSFNTVLSRADDPSGIYLIHVNGFKLHIWLHTGDNWLLVDTICLHEMCANLRMLDSTLEDEHTSRCYICQAGDNAEFLFLKMCGCVLYLDVKNRTLRKVHAMAQKDLHFTAVYPFMMVWPPTFPALKDGPARNVM, encoded by the exons ATGGCCGTCCCGCGCTTCGTCCCGATGCTGCCCCAGCCCCCAGAGCTTGCCGCTGTTGTCCGCCGCATGGCGAGCCACAACTTCGGTACCTGCGAGGTGCCATGGATCATGGACTCCCGAAACGGCAGCATCTTCACCAGACATCGTGAAAGAAGAGAACTAGCATGTGGAGTGTACCGCCTGCTTTGCCCTGAGAGAGGCATTGACGACGTCCCACCACTCCCAAGCACCCAGGATCGCAGTTGCCAAAATTTTGGTGCTATTCTCTCCAAAGAAGAAGGCAATGGCTTGTCCTACTTTTATGTGTTGACGGAGGGTACCGATGAAACAGAAAAATTCACTATGCGTGTGTATATGTTGCAAGGTAGTGTTTGGTGCTTGCATACCTTGGCCACATACCGGCTCCATCTTCCGCTACCGAGAGCAATAGTTGTGCTCGTCGACAATAAAATTTATATGGTGGCCTCCCCCGCCGGTGACATTATTGTCTTGGATTTGACGGCCTCAAGTTTGTCTAGAATCCAGCTCCCACCTGGAGTGAAGTATCACAGTTTCAACACCGTCTTGTCACGGGCAGACGATCCTTCTGGTATATATCTCATCCATGTCAATGGCTTTAAACTTCACATCTGGCTCCATACGGGGGACAACTGGTTGCTGGTCGATACCATTTGTTTGCATGAGATGTGTGCTAATCTGAGGATGCTAGATAGCACGCTTGAGGATGAGCATACTAGCCGTTGCTATATATGTCAGGCAGGGGATAATGCTGAGTTTCTGTTCTTAAAAATGTGTGGATGTGTGCTCTATCTGGACGTCAAGAACAGGACACTCCGTAAAGTGCATGCGATGGCACAAAAGGATCTACATTTCACTGCTGTCTACCCTTTTATGATGGTTTGGCCTCCCACATTCCCTGCGCTTAAGGATGGTCCTGCAAG GAATGTCATGTAA